One Falco peregrinus isolate bFalPer1 chromosome 6, bFalPer1.pri, whole genome shotgun sequence DNA segment encodes these proteins:
- the IFFO1 gene encoding non-homologous end joining factor IFFO1 isoform X8 has product MNPLFGPNLFLLPQEQQGLPGPEPPAARPAEPLGGELAAPPPAGPFPAPPAAMALRNDLGSNISVLKTLNLRFRCFLAKVHELERRNRQLEKQLQQALEEGGGRGRGPPRRDQAVQTGFVGPIRTLGLGLGLGPARALGSPGQPPPTFPTASRFMPGTIWSFSQARRLGPGPETTLVQGPGVSWVHPDGVGVQIDTITPEIRALYNVLAKVKRERDEYKRRWEEEYTVRVQLQDRVTELQEEAQEAEACQEELAMKVEQLKAELVVFKGLMSNNITELDTKIQEKAMKVDMDICRRIDITAKLCDVAQQRNCEDMIKMFQVPASVGRKRERKQVSDEDTSLSESDASRKPEEEEEDETTAMSINEEMQRMLNQLREYDFEDDCDSLTWEETEETLLLWEDFSGYAIAAAEVQGEDDSLEKVIKDTESLFKSREKEYQETIDQIELELATAKNDMNRHLHEYMEMCSMKRGLDVQMETCRRLITQSGDSRKSPAFTPASNSESALNEESEESDRDPPSDASIR; this is encoded by the exons atgaACCCGCTCTTCGGCCCCAACCTCTTCCTGCTGCcgcaggagcagcaggggctgccgggccccgagccccccgccgcccgccccgccgagcccctCGGGGGCGAGCtggccgcgccgccgcccgccggccccttccccgcgccgcccgccgccatGGCGCTCCGCAACGACCTGGGCTCCAACATCAGCGTCCTCAAGACGCTGAACCTGCGGTTCCGCTGCTTCCTGGCCAAGGTGCACGAGCTGGAGCGGCGCAACCggcagctggagaagcagctgcagcaggcgctggaggaggggggcggccggggccgcggACCCCCGCGCCGGGACCAGGCAGTGCAGACCGGCTTCGTGGGGCCCATCCGgaccctggggctggggctggggctggggccggcccGGGCGCTGGGCTCCCCCGGGCAGCCGCCCCCCACCTTCCCCACCGCCTCCCGCTTCATGCCCGGCACCATCTGGTCCTTCTCGCAAGCCCGACGGCTGGGCCCGGGGCCGGAGACCACCCTGGTGCAGGGCCCGGGGGTCTCCTGGGTCCACCCGGACGGGGTGGGCGTGCAGATCGACACCATCACCCCCGAGATCCGGGCCCTCTACAACGTGCTGGCCAAGGTGAAGCGGGAGCGCGACGAGTACAAGCGGAG ATGGGAAGAGGAGTACACGGTTCGTGTCCAGCTTCAGGACCGCGTAactgagctgcaggag GAAGCCCAGGAGGCTGAAGCctgccaggaggagctggccATGAAGGTGGAGCAGCTCAAGGCAGAGCTTGTTGTCTTCAAGGGACTGATGAGCAAT AACATCACGGAGCTGGACACCAAGATCCAGGAGAAGGCCATGAAGGTGGACATGGACATCTGCCGGCGCATCGACATCACTGCCAAGCTGTGCGATGTGGCGCAGCAGCGGAACTGCGAGGACATGATCAAGATGTTTCAG GTCCCAGCCTCGGTGGGGCGGAAGCGGGAGCGCAAGCAGGTCAGCGACGAAGACACCTCGCTGTCGGAGAGCGACGCCTCCCGAAAacctgaagaggaggaggaggacgagaCCACGGCCATGAGTATCAATGAGGAAATGCAGAGGATGCTGAACCAGCT GAGGGAATATGACTTTGAGGATGACTGTGACAGCCTTACGTGGGAGGAGACAGAAGAaacactgctgctctgggaggaCTTCTCCGGATACGCCATTGCAGCCGCAGAGGTGCAGGGGGAG GACGACAGCCTGGAGAAGGTGATTAAGGACACGGAGTCGCTGTTCAAGAGCCGTGAGAAGGAGTACCAGGAAACCATCGACCAAATagag ctggagctggccaCAGCCAAGAACGACATGAACCGGCACTTGCACGAGTACATGGAAATGTGCAGCATGAAGCGAGGCTTGGACGTGCAGATGGAGACTTGCCGGCGGCTCATCACCCAGTCTGGGGACAG CAGAAAGTCTCCTGCCTTCACCCCAGCCTCCAACAGCGAGTCGGCCCTGAACGAGGAGAGCGAGGAGTCTGACCGTGACCCTCCCAGCGACGCTTCCATCAGATAA
- the IFFO1 gene encoding non-homologous end joining factor IFFO1 isoform X5, giving the protein MNPLFGPNLFLLPQEQQGLPGPEPPAARPAEPLGGELAAPPPAGPFPAPPAAMALRNDLGSNISVLKTLNLRFRCFLAKVHELERRNRQLEKQLQQALEEGGGRGRGPPRRDQAVQTGFVGPIRTLGLGLGLGPARALGSPGQPPPTFPTASRFMPGTIWSFSQARRLGPGPETTLVQGPGVSWVHPDGVGVQIDTITPEIRALYNVLAKVKRERDEYKRRWEEEYTVRVQLQDRVTELQEEAQEAEACQEELAMKVEQLKAELVVFKGLMSNNITELDTKIQEKAMKVDMDICRRIDITAKLCDVAQQRNCEDMIKMFQSLHLSPVKVPASVGRKRERKQVSDEDTSLSESDASRKPEEEEEDETTAMSINEEMQRMLNQLREYDFEDDCDSLTWEETEETLLLWEDFSGYAIAAAEDDSLEKVIKDTESLFKSREKEYQETIDQIELELATAKNDMNRHLHEYMEMCSMKRGLDVQMETCRRLITQSGDSRKSPAFTPASNSESALNEESEESDRDPPSDASIR; this is encoded by the exons atgaACCCGCTCTTCGGCCCCAACCTCTTCCTGCTGCcgcaggagcagcaggggctgccgggccccgagccccccgccgcccgccccgccgagcccctCGGGGGCGAGCtggccgcgccgccgcccgccggccccttccccgcgccgcccgccgccatGGCGCTCCGCAACGACCTGGGCTCCAACATCAGCGTCCTCAAGACGCTGAACCTGCGGTTCCGCTGCTTCCTGGCCAAGGTGCACGAGCTGGAGCGGCGCAACCggcagctggagaagcagctgcagcaggcgctggaggaggggggcggccggggccgcggACCCCCGCGCCGGGACCAGGCAGTGCAGACCGGCTTCGTGGGGCCCATCCGgaccctggggctggggctggggctggggccggcccGGGCGCTGGGCTCCCCCGGGCAGCCGCCCCCCACCTTCCCCACCGCCTCCCGCTTCATGCCCGGCACCATCTGGTCCTTCTCGCAAGCCCGACGGCTGGGCCCGGGGCCGGAGACCACCCTGGTGCAGGGCCCGGGGGTCTCCTGGGTCCACCCGGACGGGGTGGGCGTGCAGATCGACACCATCACCCCCGAGATCCGGGCCCTCTACAACGTGCTGGCCAAGGTGAAGCGGGAGCGCGACGAGTACAAGCGGAG ATGGGAAGAGGAGTACACGGTTCGTGTCCAGCTTCAGGACCGCGTAactgagctgcaggag GAAGCCCAGGAGGCTGAAGCctgccaggaggagctggccATGAAGGTGGAGCAGCTCAAGGCAGAGCTTGTTGTCTTCAAGGGACTGATGAGCAAT AACATCACGGAGCTGGACACCAAGATCCAGGAGAAGGCCATGAAGGTGGACATGGACATCTGCCGGCGCATCGACATCACTGCCAAGCTGTGCGATGTGGCGCAGCAGCGGAACTGCGAGGACATGATCAAGATGTTTCAG TCTCTGCACTTGTCTCCCGTTAAGGTCCCAGCCTCGGTGGGGCGGAAGCGGGAGCGCAAGCAGGTCAGCGACGAAGACACCTCGCTGTCGGAGAGCGACGCCTCCCGAAAacctgaagaggaggaggaggacgagaCCACGGCCATGAGTATCAATGAGGAAATGCAGAGGATGCTGAACCAGCT GAGGGAATATGACTTTGAGGATGACTGTGACAGCCTTACGTGGGAGGAGACAGAAGAaacactgctgctctgggaggaCTTCTCCGGATACGCCATTGCAGCCGCAGAG GACGACAGCCTGGAGAAGGTGATTAAGGACACGGAGTCGCTGTTCAAGAGCCGTGAGAAGGAGTACCAGGAAACCATCGACCAAATagag ctggagctggccaCAGCCAAGAACGACATGAACCGGCACTTGCACGAGTACATGGAAATGTGCAGCATGAAGCGAGGCTTGGACGTGCAGATGGAGACTTGCCGGCGGCTCATCACCCAGTCTGGGGACAG CAGAAAGTCTCCTGCCTTCACCCCAGCCTCCAACAGCGAGTCGGCCCTGAACGAGGAGAGCGAGGAGTCTGACCGTGACCCTCCCAGCGACGCTTCCATCAGATAA
- the IFFO1 gene encoding non-homologous end joining factor IFFO1 isoform X2: MNPLFGPNLFLLPQEQQGLPGPEPPAARPAEPLGGELAAPPPAGPFPAPPAAMALRNDLGSNISVLKTLNLRFRCFLAKVHELERRNRQLEKQLQQALEEGGGRGRGPPRRDQAVQTGFVGPIRTLGLGLGLGPARALGSPGQPPPTFPTASRFMPGTIWSFSQARRLGPGPETTLVQGPGVSWVHPDGVGVQIDTITPEIRALYNVLAKVKRERDEYKRRWEEEYTVRVQLQDRVTELQEEAQEAEACQEELAMKVEQLKAELVVFKGLMSNNITELDTKIQEKAMKVDMDICRRIDITAKLCDVAQQRNCEDMIKMFQSLHLSPVKVPASVGRKRERKQVSDEDTSLSESDASRKPEEEEEDETTAMSINEEMQRMLNQLREYDFEDDCDSLTWEETEETLLLWEDFSGYAIAAAEVQGEQDDSLEKVIKDTESLFKSREKEYQETIDQIELELATAKNDMNRHLHEYMEMCSMKRGLDVQMETCRRLITQSGDRKSPAFTPASNSESALNEESEESDRDPPSDASIR; encoded by the exons atgaACCCGCTCTTCGGCCCCAACCTCTTCCTGCTGCcgcaggagcagcaggggctgccgggccccgagccccccgccgcccgccccgccgagcccctCGGGGGCGAGCtggccgcgccgccgcccgccggccccttccccgcgccgcccgccgccatGGCGCTCCGCAACGACCTGGGCTCCAACATCAGCGTCCTCAAGACGCTGAACCTGCGGTTCCGCTGCTTCCTGGCCAAGGTGCACGAGCTGGAGCGGCGCAACCggcagctggagaagcagctgcagcaggcgctggaggaggggggcggccggggccgcggACCCCCGCGCCGGGACCAGGCAGTGCAGACCGGCTTCGTGGGGCCCATCCGgaccctggggctggggctggggctggggccggcccGGGCGCTGGGCTCCCCCGGGCAGCCGCCCCCCACCTTCCCCACCGCCTCCCGCTTCATGCCCGGCACCATCTGGTCCTTCTCGCAAGCCCGACGGCTGGGCCCGGGGCCGGAGACCACCCTGGTGCAGGGCCCGGGGGTCTCCTGGGTCCACCCGGACGGGGTGGGCGTGCAGATCGACACCATCACCCCCGAGATCCGGGCCCTCTACAACGTGCTGGCCAAGGTGAAGCGGGAGCGCGACGAGTACAAGCGGAG ATGGGAAGAGGAGTACACGGTTCGTGTCCAGCTTCAGGACCGCGTAactgagctgcaggag GAAGCCCAGGAGGCTGAAGCctgccaggaggagctggccATGAAGGTGGAGCAGCTCAAGGCAGAGCTTGTTGTCTTCAAGGGACTGATGAGCAAT AACATCACGGAGCTGGACACCAAGATCCAGGAGAAGGCCATGAAGGTGGACATGGACATCTGCCGGCGCATCGACATCACTGCCAAGCTGTGCGATGTGGCGCAGCAGCGGAACTGCGAGGACATGATCAAGATGTTTCAG TCTCTGCACTTGTCTCCCGTTAAGGTCCCAGCCTCGGTGGGGCGGAAGCGGGAGCGCAAGCAGGTCAGCGACGAAGACACCTCGCTGTCGGAGAGCGACGCCTCCCGAAAacctgaagaggaggaggaggacgagaCCACGGCCATGAGTATCAATGAGGAAATGCAGAGGATGCTGAACCAGCT GAGGGAATATGACTTTGAGGATGACTGTGACAGCCTTACGTGGGAGGAGACAGAAGAaacactgctgctctgggaggaCTTCTCCGGATACGCCATTGCAGCCGCAGAGGTGCAGGGGGAG CAGGACGACAGCCTGGAGAAGGTGATTAAGGACACGGAGTCGCTGTTCAAGAGCCGTGAGAAGGAGTACCAGGAAACCATCGACCAAATagag ctggagctggccaCAGCCAAGAACGACATGAACCGGCACTTGCACGAGTACATGGAAATGTGCAGCATGAAGCGAGGCTTGGACGTGCAGATGGAGACTTGCCGGCGGCTCATCACCCAGTCTGGGGACAG AAAGTCTCCTGCCTTCACCCCAGCCTCCAACAGCGAGTCGGCCCTGAACGAGGAGAGCGAGGAGTCTGACCGTGACCCTCCCAGCGACGCTTCCATCAGATAA
- the IFFO1 gene encoding non-homologous end joining factor IFFO1 isoform X1, which yields MNPLFGPNLFLLPQEQQGLPGPEPPAARPAEPLGGELAAPPPAGPFPAPPAAMALRNDLGSNISVLKTLNLRFRCFLAKVHELERRNRQLEKQLQQALEEGGGRGRGPPRRDQAVQTGFVGPIRTLGLGLGLGPARALGSPGQPPPTFPTASRFMPGTIWSFSQARRLGPGPETTLVQGPGVSWVHPDGVGVQIDTITPEIRALYNVLAKVKRERDEYKRRWEEEYTVRVQLQDRVTELQEEAQEAEACQEELAMKVEQLKAELVVFKGLMSNNITELDTKIQEKAMKVDMDICRRIDITAKLCDVAQQRNCEDMIKMFQSLHLSPVKVPASVGRKRERKQVSDEDTSLSESDASRKPEEEEEDETTAMSINEEMQRMLNQLREYDFEDDCDSLTWEETEETLLLWEDFSGYAIAAAEVQGEQDDSLEKVIKDTESLFKSREKEYQETIDQIELELATAKNDMNRHLHEYMEMCSMKRGLDVQMETCRRLITQSGDSRKSPAFTPASNSESALNEESEESDRDPPSDASIR from the exons atgaACCCGCTCTTCGGCCCCAACCTCTTCCTGCTGCcgcaggagcagcaggggctgccgggccccgagccccccgccgcccgccccgccgagcccctCGGGGGCGAGCtggccgcgccgccgcccgccggccccttccccgcgccgcccgccgccatGGCGCTCCGCAACGACCTGGGCTCCAACATCAGCGTCCTCAAGACGCTGAACCTGCGGTTCCGCTGCTTCCTGGCCAAGGTGCACGAGCTGGAGCGGCGCAACCggcagctggagaagcagctgcagcaggcgctggaggaggggggcggccggggccgcggACCCCCGCGCCGGGACCAGGCAGTGCAGACCGGCTTCGTGGGGCCCATCCGgaccctggggctggggctggggctggggccggcccGGGCGCTGGGCTCCCCCGGGCAGCCGCCCCCCACCTTCCCCACCGCCTCCCGCTTCATGCCCGGCACCATCTGGTCCTTCTCGCAAGCCCGACGGCTGGGCCCGGGGCCGGAGACCACCCTGGTGCAGGGCCCGGGGGTCTCCTGGGTCCACCCGGACGGGGTGGGCGTGCAGATCGACACCATCACCCCCGAGATCCGGGCCCTCTACAACGTGCTGGCCAAGGTGAAGCGGGAGCGCGACGAGTACAAGCGGAG ATGGGAAGAGGAGTACACGGTTCGTGTCCAGCTTCAGGACCGCGTAactgagctgcaggag GAAGCCCAGGAGGCTGAAGCctgccaggaggagctggccATGAAGGTGGAGCAGCTCAAGGCAGAGCTTGTTGTCTTCAAGGGACTGATGAGCAAT AACATCACGGAGCTGGACACCAAGATCCAGGAGAAGGCCATGAAGGTGGACATGGACATCTGCCGGCGCATCGACATCACTGCCAAGCTGTGCGATGTGGCGCAGCAGCGGAACTGCGAGGACATGATCAAGATGTTTCAG TCTCTGCACTTGTCTCCCGTTAAGGTCCCAGCCTCGGTGGGGCGGAAGCGGGAGCGCAAGCAGGTCAGCGACGAAGACACCTCGCTGTCGGAGAGCGACGCCTCCCGAAAacctgaagaggaggaggaggacgagaCCACGGCCATGAGTATCAATGAGGAAATGCAGAGGATGCTGAACCAGCT GAGGGAATATGACTTTGAGGATGACTGTGACAGCCTTACGTGGGAGGAGACAGAAGAaacactgctgctctgggaggaCTTCTCCGGATACGCCATTGCAGCCGCAGAGGTGCAGGGGGAG CAGGACGACAGCCTGGAGAAGGTGATTAAGGACACGGAGTCGCTGTTCAAGAGCCGTGAGAAGGAGTACCAGGAAACCATCGACCAAATagag ctggagctggccaCAGCCAAGAACGACATGAACCGGCACTTGCACGAGTACATGGAAATGTGCAGCATGAAGCGAGGCTTGGACGTGCAGATGGAGACTTGCCGGCGGCTCATCACCCAGTCTGGGGACAG CAGAAAGTCTCCTGCCTTCACCCCAGCCTCCAACAGCGAGTCGGCCCTGAACGAGGAGAGCGAGGAGTCTGACCGTGACCCTCCCAGCGACGCTTCCATCAGATAA
- the IFFO1 gene encoding non-homologous end joining factor IFFO1 isoform X6, with product MNPLFGPNLFLLPQEQQGLPGPEPPAARPAEPLGGELAAPPPAGPFPAPPAAMALRNDLGSNISVLKTLNLRFRCFLAKVHELERRNRQLEKQLQQALEEGGGRGRGPPRRDQAVQTGFVGPIRTLGLGLGLGPARALGSPGQPPPTFPTASRFMPGTIWSFSQARRLGPGPETTLVQGPGVSWVHPDGVGVQIDTITPEIRALYNVLAKVKRERDEYKRRWEEEYTVRVQLQDRVTELQEEAQEAEACQEELAMKVEQLKAELVVFKGLMSNNITELDTKIQEKAMKVDMDICRRIDITAKLCDVAQQRNCEDMIKMFQVPASVGRKRERKQVSDEDTSLSESDASRKPEEEEEDETTAMSINEEMQRMLNQLREYDFEDDCDSLTWEETEETLLLWEDFSGYAIAAAEVQGEQDDSLEKVIKDTESLFKSREKEYQETIDQIELELATAKNDMNRHLHEYMEMCSMKRGLDVQMETCRRLITQSGDSRKSPAFTPASNSESALNEESEESDRDPPSDASIR from the exons atgaACCCGCTCTTCGGCCCCAACCTCTTCCTGCTGCcgcaggagcagcaggggctgccgggccccgagccccccgccgcccgccccgccgagcccctCGGGGGCGAGCtggccgcgccgccgcccgccggccccttccccgcgccgcccgccgccatGGCGCTCCGCAACGACCTGGGCTCCAACATCAGCGTCCTCAAGACGCTGAACCTGCGGTTCCGCTGCTTCCTGGCCAAGGTGCACGAGCTGGAGCGGCGCAACCggcagctggagaagcagctgcagcaggcgctggaggaggggggcggccggggccgcggACCCCCGCGCCGGGACCAGGCAGTGCAGACCGGCTTCGTGGGGCCCATCCGgaccctggggctggggctggggctggggccggcccGGGCGCTGGGCTCCCCCGGGCAGCCGCCCCCCACCTTCCCCACCGCCTCCCGCTTCATGCCCGGCACCATCTGGTCCTTCTCGCAAGCCCGACGGCTGGGCCCGGGGCCGGAGACCACCCTGGTGCAGGGCCCGGGGGTCTCCTGGGTCCACCCGGACGGGGTGGGCGTGCAGATCGACACCATCACCCCCGAGATCCGGGCCCTCTACAACGTGCTGGCCAAGGTGAAGCGGGAGCGCGACGAGTACAAGCGGAG ATGGGAAGAGGAGTACACGGTTCGTGTCCAGCTTCAGGACCGCGTAactgagctgcaggag GAAGCCCAGGAGGCTGAAGCctgccaggaggagctggccATGAAGGTGGAGCAGCTCAAGGCAGAGCTTGTTGTCTTCAAGGGACTGATGAGCAAT AACATCACGGAGCTGGACACCAAGATCCAGGAGAAGGCCATGAAGGTGGACATGGACATCTGCCGGCGCATCGACATCACTGCCAAGCTGTGCGATGTGGCGCAGCAGCGGAACTGCGAGGACATGATCAAGATGTTTCAG GTCCCAGCCTCGGTGGGGCGGAAGCGGGAGCGCAAGCAGGTCAGCGACGAAGACACCTCGCTGTCGGAGAGCGACGCCTCCCGAAAacctgaagaggaggaggaggacgagaCCACGGCCATGAGTATCAATGAGGAAATGCAGAGGATGCTGAACCAGCT GAGGGAATATGACTTTGAGGATGACTGTGACAGCCTTACGTGGGAGGAGACAGAAGAaacactgctgctctgggaggaCTTCTCCGGATACGCCATTGCAGCCGCAGAGGTGCAGGGGGAG CAGGACGACAGCCTGGAGAAGGTGATTAAGGACACGGAGTCGCTGTTCAAGAGCCGTGAGAAGGAGTACCAGGAAACCATCGACCAAATagag ctggagctggccaCAGCCAAGAACGACATGAACCGGCACTTGCACGAGTACATGGAAATGTGCAGCATGAAGCGAGGCTTGGACGTGCAGATGGAGACTTGCCGGCGGCTCATCACCCAGTCTGGGGACAG CAGAAAGTCTCCTGCCTTCACCCCAGCCTCCAACAGCGAGTCGGCCCTGAACGAGGAGAGCGAGGAGTCTGACCGTGACCCTCCCAGCGACGCTTCCATCAGATAA
- the IFFO1 gene encoding non-homologous end joining factor IFFO1 isoform X7, protein MNPLFGPNLFLLPQEQQGLPGPEPPAARPAEPLGGELAAPPPAGPFPAPPAAMALRNDLGSNISVLKTLNLRFRCFLAKVHELERRNRQLEKQLQQALEEGGGRGRGPPRRDQAVQTGFVGPIRTLGLGLGLGPARALGSPGQPPPTFPTASRFMPGTIWSFSQARRLGPGPETTLVQGPGVSWVHPDGVGVQIDTITPEIRALYNVLAKVKRERDEYKRRWEEEYTVRVQLQDRVTELQEEAQEAEACQEELAMKVEQLKAELVVFKGLMSNNITELDTKIQEKAMKVDMDICRRIDITAKLCDVAQQRNCEDMIKMFQVPASVGRKRERKQVSDEDTSLSESDASRKPEEEEEDETTAMSINEEMQRMLNQLREYDFEDDCDSLTWEETEETLLLWEDFSGYAIAAAEVQGEQDDSLEKVIKDTESLFKSREKEYQETIDQIELELATAKNDMNRHLHEYMEMCSMKRGLDVQMETCRRLITQSGDRKSPAFTPASNSESALNEESEESDRDPPSDASIR, encoded by the exons atgaACCCGCTCTTCGGCCCCAACCTCTTCCTGCTGCcgcaggagcagcaggggctgccgggccccgagccccccgccgcccgccccgccgagcccctCGGGGGCGAGCtggccgcgccgccgcccgccggccccttccccgcgccgcccgccgccatGGCGCTCCGCAACGACCTGGGCTCCAACATCAGCGTCCTCAAGACGCTGAACCTGCGGTTCCGCTGCTTCCTGGCCAAGGTGCACGAGCTGGAGCGGCGCAACCggcagctggagaagcagctgcagcaggcgctggaggaggggggcggccggggccgcggACCCCCGCGCCGGGACCAGGCAGTGCAGACCGGCTTCGTGGGGCCCATCCGgaccctggggctggggctggggctggggccggcccGGGCGCTGGGCTCCCCCGGGCAGCCGCCCCCCACCTTCCCCACCGCCTCCCGCTTCATGCCCGGCACCATCTGGTCCTTCTCGCAAGCCCGACGGCTGGGCCCGGGGCCGGAGACCACCCTGGTGCAGGGCCCGGGGGTCTCCTGGGTCCACCCGGACGGGGTGGGCGTGCAGATCGACACCATCACCCCCGAGATCCGGGCCCTCTACAACGTGCTGGCCAAGGTGAAGCGGGAGCGCGACGAGTACAAGCGGAG ATGGGAAGAGGAGTACACGGTTCGTGTCCAGCTTCAGGACCGCGTAactgagctgcaggag GAAGCCCAGGAGGCTGAAGCctgccaggaggagctggccATGAAGGTGGAGCAGCTCAAGGCAGAGCTTGTTGTCTTCAAGGGACTGATGAGCAAT AACATCACGGAGCTGGACACCAAGATCCAGGAGAAGGCCATGAAGGTGGACATGGACATCTGCCGGCGCATCGACATCACTGCCAAGCTGTGCGATGTGGCGCAGCAGCGGAACTGCGAGGACATGATCAAGATGTTTCAG GTCCCAGCCTCGGTGGGGCGGAAGCGGGAGCGCAAGCAGGTCAGCGACGAAGACACCTCGCTGTCGGAGAGCGACGCCTCCCGAAAacctgaagaggaggaggaggacgagaCCACGGCCATGAGTATCAATGAGGAAATGCAGAGGATGCTGAACCAGCT GAGGGAATATGACTTTGAGGATGACTGTGACAGCCTTACGTGGGAGGAGACAGAAGAaacactgctgctctgggaggaCTTCTCCGGATACGCCATTGCAGCCGCAGAGGTGCAGGGGGAG CAGGACGACAGCCTGGAGAAGGTGATTAAGGACACGGAGTCGCTGTTCAAGAGCCGTGAGAAGGAGTACCAGGAAACCATCGACCAAATagag ctggagctggccaCAGCCAAGAACGACATGAACCGGCACTTGCACGAGTACATGGAAATGTGCAGCATGAAGCGAGGCTTGGACGTGCAGATGGAGACTTGCCGGCGGCTCATCACCCAGTCTGGGGACAG AAAGTCTCCTGCCTTCACCCCAGCCTCCAACAGCGAGTCGGCCCTGAACGAGGAGAGCGAGGAGTCTGACCGTGACCCTCCCAGCGACGCTTCCATCAGATAA